CCTGTCGGGATCctttattatttcaatttttcttttagaatttGTAACATAACAAAAGTAAAAAACTGAAGAgactataaaaatatgaacatGGGTATGACACCAACGATTGACCTTGCTAAGTTTTAATCACAACACCAACAGGAAGTTTGGTGAACGGCACATTTCCACATTTCCACGAGTATTAGAATCGTTTTGACAATAAccaattcaaaaaatttcgaGGGTAGATGCATAAACCCGATTCTTTTCAGGCTATTCGACTGTGTGATTACTTATCAAACTGCTGCAGATCGATCCCCCAAGCCGAAGCAAGCTGCAGCAAGAGCTGATCGGGGGCAGCTCCTTCCCAGTCATCGGGAGGGTCAATTGCTGATGATGTTTCGTGCAGATTGAATAACAGCTCTTTCTTCACTTCCGTGGGAAGGGGCACGGAATTCGGTCCATTCTCCAACACCATTTCAAACAGCTAAAAAAGTGAACACATCGAAGACTAGGGTTTAATTATTTAGACCGTATAAAGAACTTCAAAGGAAATGCACAATAGTAATACCTGTTGAATCCAAGACAGGCATACGTCAAACAAATTTTGCTCCTGCAGAAACTGTGCGACAGCATGAAGGACCTCCGTTGCGACCTCATTTGATAGCTGATCGACGGTGGGTCCTGACCTGTCCATCAGCTTCACCAGCAACAGGTCGTCCCCAGTAGACAAAACTTCAGCATACGCAGTGTCGATATCACCCACATGAAGGGCATCCATAGCATTGGTCCAAGCAGCCCAAACTGGGTCACGTTCCCTCCCCACATTATCATCTTCAAGGGCCTCTGCAGTCAGCTCGGGCACAGCAACTCTAGCTGCCCTAGAACTACTGCCATCCTCCCCAGCCACTCGAATTGCCTCAAGGGTAGCTTCGTCTTTTGACGCTTGCCATACGCTTCTTGCTGAAGGGCCTTCTCCATGCCTTACTGGAGCAGCCTCTTTATCCCAAGCTCTCCTTCCGCCATCAAGGGCTTTCCTGGCCCCACTGTGCCCGTTCCTGGAACTTCCATAAGGAGGAAAATCCCTATCCCACCCTTCTGATATGTCAGACCTCCATCCGAGGTTTCTCCCCCTCAAGCCAGAGGCGGTTCCCTCGGATTGGGCAAATCTTTCAGCTCCTCTTCCGAATTTCCCGCTAGAGTAGTCAGAGAAGCCATTATACTTTCCCAGATTCCTACTGGTCGCTCCATCAAACCCCATTGAGAAACTACCACCTCTTCTGCCTGATGATATGGATAAATCCCGAGCCATGTCCTCGACAACTCTTTCAAGACCTCTGACTCTGTTCTCCAAGGTTACCATGCTATCATGAGATCCGCCCATAAAATCCTGTGATCGATAAAAATTAACAGATCAGATAATTCGTAAGGGCAACAGGAAAGCTTTGATGGGCTAATAAATTCTTAGATCATACCTGGAGCATACTCATGAGATGAGTTTGTTGTCTCTCCAATTGCAGTAACTGCCTCTGTATAGCAATCCAATTTCCTCTATTGCTGCTAAAGGATCCTCCTTCAGACTGACATTCGGCTTTGGGAAGTGCTGCAGTGGATTCCCTCTGATTTGCATCAACTTTATCTTCGTCAAATGCTCTTAATCTCCAGTCTTTACCGTTCATTCCTCTCTCCATGCCATGATATTTACCCATAGAAGATCCTTGAAGTTCGTTTGAGTTGTTACCCATGCGATTAAACCTTCCTCTAAGCTCAGCAACATTTGGGCCTGACCCTTCCTCATTACCAGTGTTCGAAGAATTGAGATATCTACGGGGCACAACTACTTCTACAGGCAAATCACCAGAACCCCTAGTCTCAAGTTTCTGGAAAAATTCCGGGTTTAGCTCTTTATCAGTAAGAACAGGCGTCTTCCTCTTCAATAAGACAACTGCTTTATCCGGAATATTTCCTGCTTTAGCTCTAGAAGCTGAATCCTCAGTAGGGGATGAATCCTTTCCAGAAGGCTCTTTTCTGACCGAAGGATTTGCGTCATTTTTCTCTGATATTTCTTGCGGTTCAGGATTCTCACTTTCTGATACAATGACCACAGAACCAATTGATCCAAAGTCCACAAATCTGATAAAAAGGAATAGTTTAACAAGAAATCTTGCTATGAGCTTACCTTGAGAAACAGATTTTTGGTCATCAGTTCCGCCATCACCTTTCCCTAGTATCTTCTTCCATAATTGCAGAGCCTCAAGCATGCTATCTCTGACTGGCTTTATCTGTAAACTTGAAAGAAGATTCAATTGAATCAGGCCAACTCATGtgcatttcttttcttttctcagcAAGGCAACTTGAAAATAGATATCTTTGAGACTCTACAATTACGTAATCAAAAAGTATTCACAGCCCAATCATCAAAAACTAATACTCATAAAGTTGGTAAAATTCTCCACTAGAAGAAACATTACTGTCTGGTTTCACAAAATAATGAAAGCCAGCTAGAGTAACCTCCATTGTGTAACCACTGATTCTAGAGATTTCCAATATTGAAAATTGCCATCTTTCTACCTTATCAAAGCGAGAACCCTCAAGTGCAGTCAATGTGGAGGTAGCTCCATCAGTAATCAGGTGGCTTGAATGCATTGCCAAGGCACTCAGTGTCTCGGCTGCTGCTTTCCGTATTGCCCAATCTGGACTTCCAAGACATTCTTGAATACCTTGCAGCAAGGAGTCAAAATTTTGTGGAGAGATTGCTCCCACCTGTAGAGATAgattagaaattttaaaaacaaatataCTCACAAATTGCTTTATGCACAATCACTGAACCAGGAGACCCCATTTAATTGACATTTGCATTCTAATGTCTTGAATCTCTCTCAGACAACTCAGAGccaggaatacagaaaattcCATGTCTAAGCCTACCTCGTGGGAAGCAAGGTTTCATCCACTAATTAAGATGCATAACCGCTCAAAAGATCATACTTCTATTACTGCCATTGCTTTGTAGATCTAGCTTCTTAGTAGTCACTTAGGGTCTTGACCAAAAATTTTCCATCTCAAGCATCACCTGGGATAATTTGATCAACAAGCCTAGCAGAAAGAGTAATATAAGTAACTGCAGTTCTCAAAGCAAAATACAGCTCACGAACCTGGGACAAGTTAGAAACAACGGGTAACAGAGCAGCCTTAGCTAGGAAATTGGGGTTATTGAGCAGCTTGCAGATCCGGGGACACATTTTCTGAAACGCAGCCACTGGCGGGTCCACTGCACATTCCACCATCTTGGCCATACACATTGCTGCACCAGATTGTACTGCCTTGTTCTGGTCTCCCATTACCTCGAATAATGGCTTCACAAATAACCCAACAACTCCCTCATTTTTCAAGTATTGAGCAGAAAGCGCACCAATGGCATCCCGACATGCATCTCTTACCCCAGAATCCGAGTCCTTCAGCCTCCTGAGTATGTCAAGAGACCAAGCATTTGAGTTTTCAGAAAcatacccaaaaaataataataataataataaacttttAATTGATGGCACACAGATCAGTAGATATAGATATTCAGAGAGCAAAACTCCATTCTAAAAGTGCAACAACTCAATCTACTGTTTGATCTCGAATATCCTAAACTGCATTGTCATGATCT
Above is a window of Punica granatum isolate Tunisia-2019 chromosome 7, ASM765513v2, whole genome shotgun sequence DNA encoding:
- the LOC116212997 gene encoding microtubule-associated protein TORTIFOLIA1-like, with amino-acid sequence MSSQGPKPSKPSKPHPHSSHSQPNSRAPNSSSSSSSVTSHLAMVELKQKILTSLSKLADRDTYQIAVSDLESTIQTISHDAIPMLLNCLFESSNDPKPAVKKESIRLLAFVCSSRGDTTFNHLTKIIAQLSRRLKDSDSGVRDACRDAIGALSAQYLKNEGVVGLFVKPLFEVMGDQNKAVQSGAAMCMAKMVECAVDPPVAAFQKMCPRICKLLNNPNFLAKAALLPVVSNLSQVGAISPQNFDSLLQGIQECLGSPDWAIRKAAAETLSALAMHSSHLITDGATSTLTALEGSRFDKIKPVRDSMLEALQLWKKILGKGDGGTDDQKSVSQESENPEPQEISEKNDANPSVRKEPSGKDSSPTEDSASRAKAGNIPDKAVVLLKRKTPVLTDKELNPEFFQKLETRGSGDLPVEVVVPRRYLNSSNTGNEEGSGPNVAELRGRFNRMGNNSNELQGSSMGKYHGMERGMNGKDWRLRAFDEDKVDANQRESTAALPKAECQSEGGSFSSNRGNWIAIQRQLLQLERQQTHLMSMLQDFMGGSHDSMVTLENRVRGLERVVEDMARDLSISSGRRGGSFSMGFDGATSRNLGKYNGFSDYSSGKFGRGAERFAQSEGTASGLRGRNLGWRSDISEGWDRDFPPYGSSRNGHSGARKALDGGRRAWDKEAAPVRHGEGPSARSVWQASKDEATLEAIRVAGEDGSSSRAARVAVPELTAEALEDDNVGRERDPVWAAWTNAMDALHVGDIDTAYAEVLSTGDDLLLVKLMDRSGPTVDQLSNEVATEVLHAVAQFLQEQNLFDVCLSWIQQLFEMVLENGPNSVPLPTEVKKELLFNLHETSSAIDPPDDWEGAAPDQLLLQLASAWGIDLQQFDK